The following DNA comes from Salvia splendens isolate huo1 chromosome 17, SspV2, whole genome shotgun sequence.
TACACCAATTCCATATACCACGCaaccttttcttttttctctacGATGGCAACAATAAATCTTTATATAATTTGGCTAAGAAATTATTCTTAGTAGCAACAAGTTCCCCAAAATCTTAATTTTACAATAACACAATCAATCGAAATGTAGTGTACAAATAAATTACTTCATGCATCGTGATCTAAATCATAATCTAGAACAAAAAATAgcaaaaagagagaaaaaagaaagaagagaaaccaAGTAATGAATTTCCCTGGGAAAATGCTTCTTTGATCCCAAAAATATGTTGAGCAAATATAACAAGAGGCACATCAACTAACCTCAACGCCTACTCTGCATCTCTGAAGCTCTCACTTGTCAGCCACAGCTTCTTCTGGATGATAAATACGGCCTCGTCTCCGACCTGATTCAGCTCTCCAGTCGCCACTGCTTCCCAGTGCAATGCCGCCATATACTTCTTCACAAAGTTGATTACTGGCTGCCTGTCCCGGAATATGGCAAATCCGGCGGGCCTCAGAATGCGATCCATCTCAAGCAGTAGATCCTCGCCACTGCAACCCTTCTTCTCGATGTCTGAGAGTACATTCCACGCGTGGAGCAAATCATAGGTTCTCGGGTACGTAGAGAAAGCTTCACACCTGCAGTTTATTAGATAATGACTCAACTTAAAATGCTGCAATTATCAAACTGAAAGAGATCACTAAAGCAacagaaaaacacaaaaacatctTGAACCACAGCAGTTAATTGACGTACCAGTTATGAACTGAGCCAATCAAGCCTCTGTCGTAGACAATCTTAAGCGTTTTGGGTCCATCGTCAGCTACAACATTCATCACCCACACATCCTTGTCATTCAAGGCAGCAGCAAACGAACCTAAATTAGCTTTCATGTCCATCACGTTCCTGATAGTATCGGATGAGATCTTCGGGCTCAAGAGACTCCAGTAGTTGTCAACTCTCCGCCTCCATAGTTCCTGTTTTTAATCAGCGagaataaaatcaatatatttgGCCACATATGCATATGCACAAGCATAACAAGTTGTAGGGATTCAGAAAAATAGGGAAGAATGTGGTCGTTTACCAAGTCCTTTTCAAACATATCGCTCGAATAGCCAAAATCAGCAAGGCGTGGAGGAGGAGTAATTAATCTAGCAGGCCATGGCGCTAGTCCGCTACCTTTCATTTTGTGATCATCTGATAGTGGGAAACAAAATGATGTATAAATAAGTCGAATCACATGAATGAAACTTTGCCATAGATTCTCGAGGCAGGATGAGATTTTCTTCTGTTTCTTTTAAAGAGAATCCCTAGGTAAAAAAGTAGTGAGATGCTTACGGTCTGAATAATGCGTAATGCACGGCTCCATCAGCACGCTCCCGACAGCATCAGGGTCATCATCAGATCGGCAGAGAGGTGGCTGAGTTCCGTGTTCTCTTTCAAAATAGCAATCATTACTCAACGGCTTCTGCCAAATGACAGTTTGGTTTTTCTTAACCGCAATTCTCCAACACATGCGCTCGACTAGTGCACTCATCTCCTTCCATATTCTCagatcctcctcgtcctgagcATAAGCTTCGGGAGACGAGTAGGCAAAATAGCCCCCAGGTCTAAGCACCCGATCTAATTCAAGGAGAAGGATCCCATCCCTCTGGAGCCAATCAATTCTACAGCGAGAACAGTGAGCAAGTTCAAAAGACCTGCTCGGATAAGGAAGCCTCTTTGTCCCAAGAACACCTAGATATgcaggtatccctctctccagAGCAAATTGGATTTGATTTTGGTGCACGTCGTTAGGAGCAAGTGACATAGTAATGATATTGGATGAGAGTAGGTAACCACCAAAACTTGCAACACCACATCCAACGTCAAATACCGTGCGCAATCTACCTTCATTGTTCAATACATTGTTTGAAAAATTGAGCATCTGCCAAATGGA
Coding sequences within:
- the LOC121773316 gene encoding probable methyltransferase PMT3, translated to MSRGRPDGAQKKRLLTTVFVVALFLVFLYVYHGSKNTGESALEYGSRSLRKLGSSYLGGDEDSDLGGKQDEAKFVLDDSEDGITPKSFPVCDDRHSELIPCLDRNLIYQMRLKLDLSLMEHYERHCPLPERRFNCLIPPPPGYKIPIKWPSSRDEVWKANIPHTHLAHEKSDQNWMVVKGDRIHFPGGGTHFHYGADKYIAHLANMLNFSNNVLNNEGRLRTVFDVGCGVASFGGYLLSSNIITMSLAPNDVHQNQIQFALERGIPAYLGVLGTKRLPYPSRSFELAHCSRCRIDWLQRDGILLLELDRVLRPGGYFAYSSPEAYAQDEEDLRIWKEMSALVERMCWRIAVKKNQTVIWQKPLSNDCYFEREHGTQPPLCRSDDDPDAVGSVLMEPCITHYSDHDHKMKGSGLAPWPARLITPPPRLADFGYSSDMFEKDLELWRRRVDNYWSLLSPKISSDTIRNVMDMKANLGSFAAALNDKDVWVMNVVADDGPKTLKIVYDRGLIGSVHNWCEAFSTYPRTYDLLHAWNVLSDIEKKGCSGEDLLLEMDRILRPAGFAIFRDRQPVINFVKKYMAALHWEAVATGELNQVGDEAVFIIQKKLWLTSESFRDAE